The Streptomyces luteogriseus genome includes a window with the following:
- the gltX gene encoding glutamate--tRNA ligase gives MASAPGTPVRVRFCPSPTGNPHVGLVRTALFNWAFAKHHQGTLVFRIEDTDAARDSEESYTQLLDSMRWLGFDWDEGPEVGGPHAPYRQSQRMDLYKEVAQKLLDGGYAYRCYCSQDELDTRREAARAAGKPSGYDGHCRELTAAQVEEYQAQGREPIVRFRMPDETITFTDLVRGELTFTPENVPDYGIVRANGAPLYTLVNPVDDALMEITHVLRGEDLLSSTPRQIALYKALIELGVAKEIPSFGHLPYVMGEGNKKLSKRDPQSSLNLYRERGFLPEGLLNYLSLLGWSLSADQDVFGIDEMIAAFEISDVQPNPARFDLKKCEAINGDHIRLLDVKDFTERCRPWLQAPFAPWVPEAFDEAKWQAIAPHAQTRLKVLSEITDNVDFLFLPEPAEDEASWTKAMKEGSDALLRTAREKLEAADWTSAESLKEAVLAAGEAHGLKLGKAQAPVRVAVTGRTVGLPLFESLEVLGKETTLARIDAALAKLAA, from the coding sequence GTGGCTAGCGCACCAGGCACTCCCGTCCGCGTCCGTTTCTGTCCGTCGCCCACCGGCAACCCCCACGTGGGCCTGGTGCGCACCGCCCTGTTCAACTGGGCGTTCGCCAAGCACCACCAGGGCACCCTGGTGTTCCGCATCGAGGACACCGACGCCGCCCGCGACTCCGAGGAGTCGTACACCCAGCTGCTCGACTCGATGCGCTGGCTGGGCTTCGACTGGGACGAGGGTCCCGAGGTCGGCGGCCCGCACGCGCCGTACCGCCAGTCGCAGCGCATGGACCTCTACAAAGAGGTAGCGCAGAAGCTGCTCGACGGTGGGTACGCCTACCGCTGCTACTGCTCCCAGGACGAGCTGGACACCCGCCGCGAGGCCGCCCGCGCCGCCGGCAAGCCCTCCGGCTACGACGGCCACTGCCGTGAGCTGACCGCCGCGCAGGTCGAGGAGTACCAGGCCCAGGGCCGCGAGCCGATCGTCCGCTTCCGGATGCCCGACGAGACGATCACCTTCACCGACCTCGTCCGCGGCGAGCTGACCTTCACCCCGGAGAACGTCCCGGACTACGGCATCGTCCGCGCCAACGGCGCCCCGCTGTACACGCTGGTCAACCCGGTCGACGACGCCCTGATGGAGATCACCCACGTCCTGCGCGGCGAGGACCTGCTCTCCTCCACCCCGCGCCAGATCGCCTTGTACAAGGCGCTGATCGAGCTGGGCGTGGCCAAGGAGATCCCGTCCTTCGGTCACCTGCCGTACGTGATGGGCGAGGGCAACAAGAAGCTCTCCAAGCGCGACCCGCAGTCCTCCCTCAACCTGTACCGGGAGCGCGGCTTCCTCCCCGAGGGCCTGCTCAATTACCTCTCCCTGCTCGGCTGGTCCCTCTCGGCCGACCAGGACGTCTTCGGCATCGACGAGATGATCGCGGCGTTCGAGATCTCCGACGTGCAGCCCAACCCGGCCCGCTTCGACCTGAAGAAGTGCGAGGCCATCAACGGCGACCACATCCGGCTGCTGGACGTGAAGGACTTCACCGAGCGCTGCCGCCCCTGGCTCCAGGCGCCGTTCGCCCCCTGGGTCCCGGAGGCCTTCGACGAGGCGAAGTGGCAGGCCATCGCGCCGCACGCGCAGACCCGCCTCAAGGTGCTCTCCGAGATCACCGACAACGTCGACTTCCTGTTCCTGCCGGAGCCGGCCGAGGACGAGGCCAGCTGGACGAAGGCGATGAAGGAGGGCTCGGACGCCCTGCTGCGCACCGCCCGCGAGAAGCTGGAGGCCGCCGACTGGACCTCCGCCGAGTCGCTCAAGGAGGCCGTCCTGGCCGCCGGCGAGGCCCACGGCCTCAAGCTCGGCAAGGCCCAGGCCCCCGTCCGCGTCGCCGTCACCGGCCGCACGGTCGGCCTGCCCCTCTTCGAGTCCCTGGAGGTCCTGGGCAAGGAGACCACCCTGGCCCGGATCGACGCGGCGCTGGCGAAGCTGGCCGCGTAA
- a CDS encoding fumarylacetoacetate hydrolase family protein — translation MRIARFSIDGNVAFGAIEGDQQDELVLDIIKGIPFADFELSGTKVPVSKVRLLPPVLPNKVVAFGRNYAEHAKELGNEVPDAPFAFFKPSTSVIGPGDEIQYPSFSEEVHHEAELAVVIGRMCREVPRERVKDVILGYTCANDITARDVQRREKQWARAKGFDSSCPLGPWVETDLDASDLTIQLTVNGQQRQLGRTSEMIHSIEDLIVNISEAMTLLPGDVILTGTPAGVGPLNVGDEVAVTIEGIGTLTNKVVKRG, via the coding sequence GTGCGCATCGCCAGATTCTCCATCGACGGGAACGTCGCCTTCGGTGCCATCGAGGGCGACCAGCAGGACGAACTCGTCCTGGACATCATCAAGGGCATCCCGTTCGCGGACTTCGAGCTCTCCGGCACCAAGGTGCCGGTGAGCAAGGTCAGGCTGCTGCCGCCGGTGCTCCCCAACAAGGTCGTGGCCTTCGGCCGCAACTACGCCGAGCACGCGAAGGAACTGGGCAACGAGGTCCCCGACGCCCCCTTCGCCTTCTTCAAGCCGTCGACCTCGGTGATCGGCCCCGGCGACGAGATCCAGTACCCCTCCTTCTCCGAGGAGGTGCACCACGAGGCCGAGCTGGCCGTGGTGATCGGCCGGATGTGCCGCGAGGTCCCGCGCGAGCGCGTCAAGGACGTGATCCTCGGCTACACCTGCGCCAACGACATCACCGCCCGCGACGTGCAGCGGCGCGAGAAGCAGTGGGCCCGGGCCAAGGGCTTCGACAGCTCCTGCCCGCTCGGCCCCTGGGTGGAGACGGACCTCGACGCGAGCGACCTCACCATCCAGCTCACGGTCAACGGCCAGCAGCGTCAGCTGGGCCGCACCAGCGAGATGATCCACTCCATCGAGGACCTGATCGTCAACATCTCCGAGGCCATGACGCTGCTCCCCGGCGACGTGATCCTCACGGGCACCCCGGCTGGGGTCGGCCCCCTGAACGTCGGCGACGAGGTCGCCGTCACCATCGAAGGCATCGGCACTCTCACCAACAAGGTTGTCAAGCGTGGCTAG
- a CDS encoding nitrate- and nitrite sensing domain-containing protein produces the protein MQGRFKRDGSASAEPEPHGGTGPMNGGSSPQHAQNQGPAGDGGERSGPTASGSASPAKGLKPPVGPVGPGPRIALRNWRISTRLVSLLALPVVAATSLGALRINDSMDNIQQLDNMKLLTDLTKQATELSAALQEERDQSAGPLAHGGKATDFTVKGLREKTDRARKNFLDSSEEIDSTSKDGNLKGVREYLVQLAGELGDLEQIRKGAYATEDNSTQTIEAYHRLIENLIDLSQDMAEATSNPDMIQRTRALAAFSSAKEYSSIQRAALAAALPASNTTTGKLSPNDRLYAESALESQNSELRSFKSIYGEDSAAELLKPIEDGGNSTIKATDTYAGRALVSASGLAQQDKRSYRDWLDDSSTKIQQMKNIEHTLLEEMEQKARELRSATERDAIISGALILIVLGVSLVGAFVVARSMIRSLRRLEDTATKVASDRLPELVKQLSESDPQDVDTSVESVGVHSRDEIGRVAAAFDDVHREAVRLAAEQALLRGNVNAMFTNLSRRSQGLIQRQLSLISELESREADPDQLSSLFKLDHLATRMRRNGENLLVLAGEEPGRRWTRPVPLVDVLRAAASEVEQYERIELASVPTTEVAGRVVNDLVHLLAELLENATSFSSPQTKVKVTGHALPDGRVLIEIHDTGIGLSPEDLAAINERLASPPTVDVSVSRRMGLFVVGRLSQRHGIRIQLRPSDSGGTTALVMLPVDVAQGGRKPQPKQPGQPPVGGGGPAAAQAAAGAAAARRAAGAGQGAGALGAGASGGAFGGGALGAGASGGGRLGPGQGPRAALPGRDADGGRPGAPGGARGPQGPGTSPFEQGGPSQGRPAQGGTGAFGQQAPGAPQGQQAPGAPQGLQAAGTNGPQGQDAFGGGRSRKKQGGNGEQGKGRRPQLPPRGGPRAELPGGDTPSRVPSWSDENAQPPVPRASLDAPRGHEEQDVSRTSSLPRIDDRQGPGATTEMPAVPRDNDRQGLGSPSDFGAAQQADPFGPGANAPQGQGSFVRPDVFGTPGGRPDPSSTSSQYPAPQSYDNGSTGQYPAPQSYDNGSTGQYPAPQSYDNGSTGQYPAPRQDNGSTGQYPAPRQDNGSGRPTLPGPATQADPAGTGRFEGPQANGGRGPADFGAPRPPAPQARPVRQEPEALPPASGPGDGRTPLYDTLETNWFHGQQEQQPQNNGSAPAAPQQPQGPTGPQRSAPAGWRTSPNDDLVRQAERVRQPAAGGITTSGLPRRVPRANLVPGTAQQQTHQSGPQISRAPDDVRGRLTNLRRGIAQGRQAGSTQTGSHPRPTHQQER, from the coding sequence GTGCAGGGACGTTTCAAGAGGGATGGCAGCGCTTCGGCGGAGCCGGAGCCGCACGGCGGGACTGGCCCCATGAATGGCGGCTCCTCGCCCCAGCACGCCCAGAACCAGGGCCCTGCCGGTGACGGCGGCGAGCGCTCCGGGCCGACCGCTTCCGGTTCCGCGAGCCCGGCCAAGGGTCTGAAGCCGCCGGTGGGTCCGGTGGGCCCCGGTCCGCGAATAGCCCTGCGGAACTGGCGCATCTCCACCCGCCTGGTGTCGCTGCTCGCGCTCCCGGTGGTCGCCGCCACGTCGCTGGGCGCGCTGCGCATCAACGACTCCATGGACAACATCCAGCAGCTGGACAACATGAAGCTGCTGACGGATCTGACCAAGCAGGCCACCGAGCTGTCGGCCGCGCTCCAGGAGGAGCGCGACCAGTCCGCCGGCCCGCTGGCCCACGGCGGCAAGGCCACCGACTTCACGGTCAAGGGACTTCGCGAGAAGACCGACCGGGCCAGGAAGAACTTCCTCGACAGTTCCGAGGAGATCGACAGCACCAGCAAGGACGGCAACCTCAAGGGCGTCCGCGAGTACCTCGTCCAGCTCGCCGGCGAGCTGGGCGACCTGGAGCAGATCCGCAAGGGCGCCTACGCCACCGAGGACAACTCCACGCAGACGATCGAGGCGTACCACCGTCTGATCGAGAACCTGATCGACCTCTCCCAGGACATGGCCGAGGCGACCAGCAACCCGGACATGATCCAGCGCACGCGTGCGCTCGCGGCGTTCTCCTCCGCCAAGGAGTACTCCTCGATCCAGCGCGCGGCCCTGGCGGCGGCGCTGCCCGCGAGCAACACCACGACCGGCAAGCTCTCGCCGAACGACCGGCTCTACGCCGAGTCGGCCCTGGAGAGCCAGAACTCCGAGCTCCGCAGCTTCAAGAGCATCTACGGCGAGGACTCCGCCGCCGAGCTGCTGAAGCCGATCGAGGACGGCGGCAACTCCACGATCAAGGCGACCGACACCTACGCGGGTCGCGCCCTGGTCTCCGCGAGCGGTCTCGCCCAGCAGGACAAGCGGTCCTACCGCGACTGGCTGGACGACAGCTCCACCAAGATCCAGCAGATGAAGAACATCGAGCACACGCTGCTCGAGGAGATGGAACAGAAGGCCCGCGAGCTGCGCAGCGCCACCGAGCGCGACGCGATCATCTCCGGTGCCCTGATCCTGATCGTGCTCGGTGTGTCGCTGGTCGGCGCCTTCGTCGTGGCCCGGTCCATGATCCGCTCGCTGCGCCGGCTGGAGGACACCGCGACCAAGGTCGCCTCCGACCGTCTGCCCGAGCTGGTCAAGCAGCTGTCCGAGTCCGACCCGCAGGACGTCGACACGTCCGTGGAGTCGGTCGGCGTGCACTCCCGGGACGAGATCGGCCGAGTGGCCGCGGCCTTCGACGACGTGCACCGCGAGGCGGTCCGCCTCGCCGCCGAGCAGGCCCTGCTGCGGGGCAACGTCAACGCGATGTTCACCAACCTCTCGCGCCGCTCCCAGGGTCTGATCCAGCGCCAGCTGTCGCTCATCTCCGAACTGGAGTCCCGCGAGGCCGACCCGGACCAGCTGTCCTCGCTGTTCAAGCTCGACCACCTCGCGACGCGTATGCGCCGTAACGGTGAGAACCTCCTCGTCCTCGCGGGTGAGGAGCCCGGCCGCCGCTGGACCCGTCCGGTGCCGCTGGTCGACGTGCTCCGCGCCGCCGCGTCCGAGGTGGAGCAGTACGAGCGCATCGAGCTGGCCTCGGTGCCGACCACCGAAGTGGCCGGCCGCGTGGTCAACGACCTCGTGCACCTGCTCGCCGAGCTCCTGGAGAACGCGACCTCGTTCTCCTCGCCGCAGACCAAGGTCAAGGTCACCGGTCACGCCCTGCCCGACGGCCGGGTGCTGATCGAGATCCACGACACCGGTATCGGCCTGTCGCCGGAGGACCTGGCGGCGATCAACGAGCGCCTCGCCTCTCCCCCGACGGTGGACGTCTCCGTCTCCCGCCGCATGGGCCTCTTCGTGGTCGGCCGGCTGTCCCAGCGGCACGGCATCCGCATCCAGCTGCGCCCGTCCGACTCCGGTGGTACGACCGCGCTGGTCATGCTGCCCGTCGACGTCGCCCAGGGCGGCCGCAAGCCCCAGCCCAAGCAGCCCGGTCAGCCGCCGGTCGGTGGCGGCGGTCCCGCCGCCGCGCAGGCCGCCGCCGGTGCGGCCGCGGCCCGGCGTGCCGCCGGGGCCGGCCAGGGCGCCGGTGCCCTCGGGGCCGGCGCGTCCGGTGGTGCCTTCGGTGGCGGTGCTCTCGGTGCCGGTGCGTCCGGCGGTGGCCGGCTCGGTCCCGGTCAGGGCCCGCGGGCCGCGCTGCCCGGGCGCGACGCGGACGGTGGCCGTCCGGGAGCGCCGGGCGGTGCACGCGGACCGCAGGGTCCCGGCACGTCGCCGTTCGAGCAGGGTGGTCCCTCGCAGGGCCGTCCGGCTCAGGGCGGCACCGGTGCATTCGGTCAGCAGGCGCCGGGCGCCCCGCAGGGCCAGCAGGCTCCGGGTGCCCCGCAGGGTCTGCAGGCCGCGGGCACCAACGGACCGCAGGGCCAGGACGCCTTCGGCGGTGGCCGCAGCCGGAAGAAGCAGGGCGGCAACGGCGAGCAGGGCAAGGGCCGCCGGCCGCAGCTTCCGCCGCGCGGTGGCCCCCGGGCCGAGCTGCCCGGTGGCGACACCCCGTCCCGCGTGCCGAGCTGGAGCGACGAGAACGCTCAGCCGCCGGTGCCGCGCGCCTCGCTGGACGCCCCGCGCGGCCACGAGGAGCAGGACGTCTCCCGCACGTCGTCCCTCCCGCGCATCGACGACCGGCAGGGCCCGGGCGCGACGACCGAGATGCCGGCCGTGCCGCGCGACAACGACCGGCAGGGCCTCGGCTCGCCGTCCGACTTCGGCGCCGCTCAGCAGGCGGACCCGTTCGGCCCCGGCGCGAACGCTCCGCAGGGCCAGGGCTCGTTCGTCCGCCCGGACGTCTTCGGCACCCCGGGCGGCCGCCCCGACCCGTCGTCCACGTCGAGCCAGTACCCGGCACCGCAGTCCTACGACAACGGCTCCACGGGCCAGTACCCCGCGCCGCAGTCCTACGACAACGGCTCCACGGGTCAGTACCCGGCACCACAGTCCTACGACAACGGCTCCACGGGCCAGTACCCCGCGCCCCGCCAGGACAACGGTTCCACCGGCCAGTACCCGGCACCCCGCCAGGACAACGGCTCCGGGCGGCCCACCCTCCCCGGTCCGGCCACGCAGGCCGACCCGGCGGGCACGGGCCGGTTCGAGGGGCCGCAGGCGAATGGTGGCCGGGGCCCGGCCGACTTCGGTGCCCCGCGTCCGCCCGCCCCGCAGGCCCGCCCGGTCCGGCAGGAGCCCGAGGCCCTGCCGCCGGCGTCCGGTCCCGGCGACGGTCGTACGCCGCTGTACGACACGCTGGAGACCAACTGGTTCCACGGCCAGCAGGAGCAGCAGCCGCAGAACAACGGCTCCGCTCCGGCCGCCCCGCAGCAACCGCAGGGACCCACCGGTCCGCAGCGGTCCGCCCCGGCCGGCTGGCGCACCTCGCCGAACGACGACCTCGTCCGCCAGGCCGAGCGAGTCCGCCAGCCCGCCGCGGGTGGTATCACCACCTCCGGCCTGCCGCGCCGGGTGCCCCGGGCGAACCTCGTCCCGGGCACGGCTCAGCAGCAAACCCACCAGAGTGGTCCGCAGATCTCGCGTGCGCCCGATGACGTGCGCGGCCGGCTGACCAATCTCCGTCGGGGAATCGCACAGGGTCGTCAGGCCGGGTCCACCCAGACCGGCAGCCACCCACGGCCCACTCACCAGCAGGAGCGTTAG
- a CDS encoding roadblock/LC7 domain-containing protein, with translation MSQAAQNLNWLITNFVDNTPGVSHTVVVSADGLLLAMSEGFPRDRADQLAAVASGLTSLTAGASRIFEGGEVAQTVVEMERGFLFLMSVSDGSSLAVLAHPECDIGLVGYEMALLVDRAGAVLTPDLRAELQGSLLH, from the coding sequence ATGAGCCAGGCGGCACAAAATCTCAACTGGTTGATCACCAACTTCGTGGACAACACCCCCGGGGTGTCCCACACCGTCGTCGTGTCCGCCGACGGTCTCCTTCTGGCGATGTCCGAGGGCTTCCCGCGCGACCGCGCCGACCAGCTCGCGGCCGTCGCCTCGGGCCTGACGTCGCTGACGGCGGGCGCCTCCCGGATCTTCGAGGGCGGTGAGGTGGCGCAGACGGTCGTGGAGATGGAGCGGGGCTTCCTCTTCCTGATGTCCGTCTCGGACGGCTCGTCCCTCGCGGTACTCGCCCACCCCGAGTGCGACATCGGCCTCGTCGGCTACGAGATGGCGCTCCTGGTCGACCGCGCGGGAGCGGTCCTCACCCCGGACCTGCGCGCTGAGCTCCAAGGCAGTCTGCTCCACTGA
- a CDS encoding DUF742 domain-containing protein, whose product MTPPTASHDPYAEPYEDEGDQPLVRPYAMTGGRTRPRYQLAIEALISTTADPAALMGLLPEHQRICHLCREVKSVAEVSALLNMPLGVARILVADLAEAGLVAIHQPGGDDATGAPDVTLLERVLSGLRKL is encoded by the coding sequence ATGACCCCGCCCACCGCCTCTCATGATCCGTACGCGGAGCCGTACGAGGACGAGGGCGACCAGCCACTGGTACGGCCGTACGCCATGACCGGTGGCCGGACCCGGCCGCGCTACCAGCTGGCCATCGAGGCACTGATCAGCACGACCGCGGACCCCGCCGCGCTCATGGGACTGCTCCCGGAGCACCAGCGGATCTGCCACCTGTGCCGTGAGGTGAAGTCGGTGGCCGAGGTCTCGGCGCTGCTCAACATGCCGCTGGGCGTGGCCCGGATCCTGGTCGCGGACCTCGCCGAGGCCGGTCTCGTCGCGATCCACCAGCCGGGCGGCGACGACGCCACCGGTGCACCGGACGTGACACTGCTCGAAAGGGTGCTCAGTGGACTTCGCAAGCTCTGA
- a CDS encoding GTP-binding protein, with product MDFASSDTGRSTTSAKIVVAGGFGVGKTTFVGAVSEINPLRTEAVMTSASAGIDDLTHTGDKTTTTVAMDFGRITLDQDLILYLFGTPGQDRFWFMWDDLVRGAIGAVVLVDTRRLADCFPAVDYFENSGLPFVVALNGFDGQQPYQPEEVREALQIGPDTPIITTDARHRSDAKSALITLVEHALMARLR from the coding sequence GTGGACTTCGCAAGCTCTGACACGGGTCGATCGACCACCTCCGCGAAGATAGTGGTGGCGGGCGGCTTCGGCGTGGGCAAGACCACGTTCGTGGGTGCCGTCTCGGAGATCAACCCGCTGCGCACCGAGGCCGTGATGACGTCCGCTTCGGCCGGCATCGACGACCTCACCCACACCGGGGACAAGACCACCACCACGGTGGCCATGGACTTCGGCCGTATCACCCTGGACCAGGACCTGATCCTGTACCTCTTCGGTACGCCCGGTCAGGACCGCTTCTGGTTCATGTGGGACGACCTGGTCCGCGGCGCCATCGGCGCGGTGGTGCTCGTGGACACCCGGCGTCTGGCCGACTGCTTCCCCGCCGTCGACTACTTCGAGAACTCGGGCCTGCCGTTCGTCGTCGCGCTGAACGGCTTCGACGGACAGCAGCCCTACCAGCCCGAAGAGGTGCGCGAGGCGCTGCAGATCGGTCCGGACACCCCGATCATCACCACCGACGCCCGGCATCGGTCCGATGCGAAGAGTGCCCTGATCACGCTGGTCGAGCACGCTCTGATGGCACGGCTGAGGTAG
- a CDS encoding sensor histidine kinase, producing MRRSKNSPEPSARGNFTPPPRTAAPAPVPGSEPAAAPAENGGRLSPRNWRVATRLNAILLIPVVVGLVMGGFQVKSSIDTWQEAEDAENTARLVRASLLYANALYNERDASAAPLLKGSAQNAQDKATVTQVRKTTDEAADAFDAAAQNMPAKPGLERRLKLFREAEPKLATLRQVAYTSKLKGVQTEEGYVEVAHPLTEFANELGLGTGNITSYGRTVYAIELTKAALSLQRSIGMHILVKPGPDDGNLASQRIALSSYAYLERIAVQEYIGGGTQQDADKLKAAEAKIKADGAAMAREAKGKNPDYVPPPANPTTMISAVATLPSTDPSARAALAEKGVTAENWWAVNTLKFNAYEKIETDMADKAVSEASDIADDAQRDAYITGAAVVVALLLAFILAGAVARQMSRSMRQLRNAAFGIAEQRLPMLVDQLSRTDPGRVDTRVQAIPITTTDEIGEVARAFDQVHREAVRLAAEQALLRGNINAIFTNLSRRNQSLIEGQLTLITDLENNEADPDQLENLFKLDHLATRMRRNGENLLVLAGEEPGRRWDQPVPLVDVLRAASSEVEQYERIELSGVPEAEIHGRAVTDLVHLLAELLENATTFSSPQTKVRVTATRLPDGRVMIEIHDKGIGLTAEDFADINHKLANPPTVDAAISQRMGLFVVGRLSDRHGIRVQLRPSGEQAGTTSLVMLPDAITHGGGGEQHVDRDEFTVSQIIPEQNFGGESFNQPAMRTAAELGFDDSRYSDVPDDIRELDPVGRSLMREERRAALEAQSPEQPALPGQGNQQSDQATGYRDEYNGQQGYDTGQGYDTGQSGYPEQQQPSYDRQTPYEQQQPSYDEQRHTAYEEPQRTAYDEQYYAPNGGLPQNDTFSPNGGYPEPSYAEPAQEEPAAPNAGGQGGFAAFEQRRHQDDWPQQDGYQNGYPSQYPSQTPETESAQAADAGEQDRVGFDRPGPTQSAAPSLTDAGLPRRGATASGANGSGGARHASQEPPASTPESNGDSNWRSANDERWQQASQLRKPKAGGVTSSGLPRRVPKANLIEGAAESTPQGGPQVSRAPEDVRGRLSNLRRGVQRGRSAGSETNGQGFGPDSTYNQER from the coding sequence GTGAGGCGAAGCAAGAACAGTCCCGAGCCGTCGGCCCGGGGCAACTTCACCCCGCCGCCGCGCACAGCGGCGCCCGCCCCCGTGCCCGGTTCGGAACCGGCGGCCGCGCCCGCCGAGAACGGCGGCCGTCTCTCCCCGCGCAACTGGCGCGTGGCGACCAGGCTCAACGCGATCCTGCTCATACCCGTGGTGGTCGGCCTCGTCATGGGCGGCTTCCAGGTGAAGAGCTCGATCGACACCTGGCAGGAGGCCGAGGACGCGGAGAACACCGCGCGCCTGGTCCGTGCCTCGCTGCTCTACGCCAACGCCCTCTACAACGAACGTGACGCCTCGGCGGCGCCCCTGCTGAAGGGCAGCGCCCAGAACGCCCAGGACAAGGCGACCGTCACCCAGGTCCGCAAGACCACCGACGAGGCGGCGGACGCCTTCGACGCCGCGGCGCAGAACATGCCGGCCAAGCCCGGCCTGGAGCGCCGGCTGAAGCTGTTCCGCGAGGCGGAGCCCAAGCTGGCCACCCTGCGCCAGGTCGCCTACACCTCCAAGCTCAAGGGCGTCCAGACCGAAGAGGGCTATGTCGAGGTCGCCCACCCGCTGACGGAGTTCGCCAACGAGCTCGGCCTCGGCACCGGCAACATCACCAGCTACGGCCGGACCGTGTACGCCATCGAGCTGACCAAGGCGGCCCTGTCGCTGCAGCGCTCCATCGGCATGCACATCCTGGTCAAGCCGGGTCCCGACGACGGCAACCTCGCCAGCCAGCGCATCGCCCTCTCGTCGTACGCCTATCTCGAGCGCATCGCCGTGCAGGAGTACATCGGCGGTGGAACCCAGCAGGACGCGGACAAGCTCAAGGCGGCCGAGGCCAAGATCAAGGCCGACGGTGCCGCGATGGCCCGGGAGGCCAAGGGCAAGAACCCGGACTACGTGCCGCCGCCCGCCAACCCGACGACGATGATCTCGGCCGTGGCGACGCTGCCGAGCACGGACCCGAGCGCCCGTGCCGCACTCGCCGAGAAGGGCGTCACCGCCGAGAACTGGTGGGCGGTCAACACGCTCAAGTTCAACGCGTACGAAAAGATCGAGACGGACATGGCCGACAAGGCCGTGAGCGAAGCGTCCGACATCGCCGACGACGCCCAGCGTGACGCCTACATCACCGGTGCCGCCGTCGTGGTCGCCCTGCTCCTGGCCTTCATCCTGGCCGGCGCGGTCGCCCGCCAGATGAGCCGCTCGATGCGCCAGCTGCGCAACGCCGCCTTCGGCATCGCCGAGCAGCGTCTGCCGATGCTGGTCGACCAGCTCTCCCGCACCGACCCCGGTCGCGTCGACACCCGCGTCCAGGCCATCCCGATCACCACCACCGACGAGATCGGCGAAGTCGCCCGCGCCTTCGACCAGGTCCACCGCGAGGCCGTCCGGCTCGCCGCCGAGCAGGCCCTGCTGCGGGGCAACATCAACGCGATCTTCACCAACCTGTCGCGCCGCAACCAGTCACTGATCGAGGGCCAGCTGACCCTGATCACCGACCTGGAGAACAACGAGGCCGACCCGGACCAGCTGGAGAACCTCTTCAAGCTGGACCACCTGGCGACCCGTATGCGCCGCAACGGCGAGAACCTCCTCGTCCTCGCCGGCGAGGAGCCCGGACGCCGCTGGGACCAGCCGGTGCCGCTGGTCGACGTGCTGCGCGCCGCCTCCTCCGAGGTGGAGCAGTACGAGCGCATCGAGCTGTCGGGCGTCCCGGAGGCCGAGATCCACGGCCGCGCCGTGACCGACCTCGTGCACCTGCTGGCCGAGCTGCTGGAGAACGCCACGACGTTCTCCTCCCCGCAGACCAAGGTGCGCGTGACCGCGACCCGTCTCCCCGACGGCCGCGTGATGATCGAGATCCACGACAAGGGCATCGGCCTGACCGCCGAGGACTTCGCGGACATCAACCACAAGCTGGCCAACCCGCCGACCGTGGACGCCGCGATCTCGCAGCGCATGGGCCTGTTCGTGGTCGGCCGGCTGTCCGACCGGCACGGCATCCGCGTCCAGCTGCGCCCCTCGGGCGAGCAGGCCGGCACCACCTCGCTGGTCATGCTGCCGGACGCGATCACCCACGGTGGTGGCGGCGAGCAGCACGTGGACCGCGACGAGTTCACCGTCTCGCAGATCATCCCGGAGCAGAACTTCGGCGGCGAGAGCTTCAACCAGCCGGCCATGCGCACGGCCGCGGAGCTCGGCTTCGACGACAGCCGCTACTCCGACGTCCCCGACGACATACGGGAGCTCGACCCCGTCGGCCGCTCCCTGATGCGTGAGGAGCGCCGCGCGGCCCTGGAGGCCCAGTCGCCCGAGCAGCCCGCGCTGCCCGGGCAGGGCAACCAGCAGAGCGACCAGGCGACCGGGTACCGCGACGAGTACAACGGGCAGCAGGGTTACGACACCGGCCAGGGCTACGACACCGGCCAGAGCGGCTACCCGGAGCAGCAGCAGCCCTCCTACGACCGGCAGACGCCGTACGAGCAGCAGCAGCCCTCGTACGACGAGCAGCGCCACACGGCGTACGAGGAGCCGCAGCGCACCGCGTACGACGAGCAGTACTACGCACCCAACGGCGGTCTGCCCCAGAACGACACCTTCTCGCCGAACGGCGGCTACCCGGAGCCCTCCTATGCGGAGCCGGCCCAGGAGGAGCCCGCGGCGCCGAATGCGGGCGGGCAGGGTGGTTTCGCGGCGTTCGAGCAGCGGCGTCACCAGGACGACTGGCCCCAGCAGGACGGTTACCAGAACGGCTACCCGAGCCAGTACCCTTCTCAGACCCCGGAAACGGAATCTGCGCAGGCCGCTGACGCGGGTGAGCAGGACCGCGTAGGCTTCGACCGTCCGGGACCGACCCAGTCCGCCGCCCCGTCGCTCACCGACGCCGGGCTTCCCCGCCGCGGAGCCACCGCGAGCGGTGCGAACGGCTCGGGCGGCGCGCGGCACGCGAGCCAGGAGCCTCCGGCCTCCACCCCGGAGAGCAACGGCGACAGCAACTGGCGCTCGGCCAACGACGAGCGGTGGCAGCAGGCCTCGCAGCTCCGGAAGCCGAAGGCGGGCGGGGTCACCTCCTCCGGCCTGCCGAGGCGGGTACCCAAGGCCAACCTGATCGAGGGTGCCGCCGAAAGCACCCCCCAGGGAGGCCCACAGGTCTCCCGCGCTCCGGAGGACGTCCGGGGCAGGCTGAGCAACCTGCGTCGGGGCGTCCAGCGCGGACGCAGCGCAGGCAGTGAAACGAACGGCCAGGGCTTCGGTCCTGACAGCACCTACAACCAGGAGCGTTAG